One genomic region from Bactrocera tryoni isolate S06 chromosome 3, CSIRO_BtryS06_freeze2, whole genome shotgun sequence encodes:
- the LOC120771163 gene encoding ankyrin repeat domain-containing protein 13D isoform X1, which translates to MKTLEDIQNEFPLHWLVWINNVDELKRVLKTETIDKEKVDNRGRTPLMLAVKLSHLQCVKCLLAAKCNASFEHEGWSVVQEAVCSGDEAILTAIIEVRDLQRHVQRVTHVPKLLQHLLDAPDFYIEMKWEFTSWVPLMSRLCPSDTYKVYKRGANVRIDTTLLGFDNNTWQRGNRSYIFKGAKDSAVMIEIDHDTHEVMEEQMNSDIGDIVAIPPPIGAVRARLNAPVITNNIEMDKISFERNKSGIWGWRSEKSEMVNGYNCKVYGASNVEFITRTRMDHLNEEQIKNKCARTPLHSFLGIADDEVSSTRSNEGINSKDRTPSPSVETLGREECLENSTGEENASCSSGTTSPKFVITPEAYFSVDVDLNGCDIGRPKKVTTKVQRFKANLWLSEDYPMRLQEQVLPILDLMSTMASPHVSKLKDFITMQLPSGFPVKVEIPLFHVLNACITFGNVFGMTSAVENVTTINEDDRITCIVDDRCFDIPTHYSNRDVDLRRQLPLEEDDMLQYAIEQSMVQTTNRAASIQNITEDTDKVDIWEALRGQGTDGVPDEDEQLQRLHIPPKSCNNIRGSPNRFTSNVPEFTKTNRNYLQIPTNTLLSTETLRDSISPTATPHRGRTTPTPTNQFKTDIAYMKKIFK; encoded by the exons GGTGTTGAAAACGGAAACG atCGACAAAGAAAAAGTTGATAATCGTGGGAGGACACCTTTAATGTTAGCGGTAAAATTATCACATTTACAATGTGTGAAGTGCCTTTTAGCAGCAAAATGTAACGCCAGCTTTGAACATGAGGGATGGTCAG TTGTACAAGAAGCCGTTTGTTCAGGAGATGAAGCTATATTGACGGCTATCATAGAAGTCCGCGATTTGCAACGTCATGTTCAACGGGTAACGCATGTACCGAAACTGCTGCAGCACTTATTAGACGCTCCTGATTTCTACATTGAAATGAAATGGGAATTTACATCTTGGG TACCCCTAATGTCTCGTCTTTGTCCTAGTGACACCTACAAAGTTTATAAACGTGGCGCGAATGTCCGAATCGATACCACATTGCTTGGCTTTGATAATAATACTTGGCAACGAGGGAATCGCTCCTATATTTTCAAAGGAGCAA AAGACTCTGCCGTAATGATTGAAATCGATCATGACACTCATGAAGTCATGGAGGAACAAATGAATAGTGATATAGGAGATATTGTGGCAATTCCACCCCCAATTGGAGCTGTCCGTGCTAGGCTCAATGCGCCTGTTATTACGAATAACATTGAAATGGATAAGATAAGCTTTGAACGCAACAAATCAGGGATTTGGGGCTGGCGTAGTGAAAAGTCCGAGATGGTAAACGGATATAATTGCAAAGTGTATGGTGCGAGCAATGTTGAGTTTATAACACGCACCCGAATGGATCATTTGAATGAAGAGCAAATAAAG aataAATGTGCGCGCACGCCATTGCATAGCTTTTTAGGTATTGCTGATGATGAAGTTTCCAGTACACGCTCTAATGAAGGAATAAATTCCAAAGATCGG ACGCCCTCTCCCTCCGTTGAAACATTGGGTCGGGAGGAATGTCTTGAAAATAGTACAGGAGAAGAGAATGCTAGTTGTAGTTCAGGTACTACTTCACCTAAGTTCGTTATTACACCAGAGGCATACTTTTCTGTCGATGTTGATTTAAATGGATGCGACATTGGGCGTCCCAAGAAAGTCACAACTAAG GTTCAGAGATTTAAGGCTAATTTATGGCTTTCCGAAGACTATCCTATGCGATTGCAAGAACAAGTTCTTCCTATATTGGATTTGATGTCAACAATGGCGAGTCCACATGTGTCCAAATTGAAAGACTTTATTACCATGCAGCTGCCATCGGGTTTCCCTGTAAAAGTTGAAATACCTCTATTCCATGTCTTAAATGCATGCATTACATTTGGCAACGTATTTGGTATGACAAGCGCTGTAGAAAATGTAACGACTATTAACGAAGACGATCGCATAACCTGCATTGTGGATGACCGCTGCTTTGATATACCAACCCATTATTCCAATAGag ATGTGGACTTACGACGACAATTACCTTTGGAGGAAGATGATATGTTACAATACGCCATTGAACAAAGCATGGTACAAACCACGAACAGAGCTGCCTCTATACAAAATATTACAGAGGATACGGATAAAGTGGATATATGGGAAGCATTACGTGGGCAAGGAACCGATGGAGTTCCAGATGAAGACGAACAGTTACAGAG ATTACATATTCCCCCTAAATCATGTAATAATATTCGAGGATCGCCAAATCGTTTCACATCTAACGTTCCAGAATTCACAAAGACAAATAGAAATTACTTACAAATTCCTACAAACACACTATTAAGTACTGAAACATTGCGTGATTCTATATCGCCAACAGCTACACCTCATCGTGGGCGTACCACTCCAACACCGACAAATCAATTTAAAACAGATATTGCttacatgaaaaaaatatttaaatag
- the LOC120771482 gene encoding exostosin-3, translated as MSKVDLESSKNYSQLLSNHHSVRSHCPGGSSNNVIEGDAKNSVNAMFFTWFRFHRVYKLLLLILFVLVLWPLFAHYSLLNHPINEVPSADVHRSRPLLDAYEDFSSMRASDLKMRIEEMLHIKSTVSVELRELESRRQKLQSDIGKYNQKIEELKQDLLREQTELERLKISVEQAQVAQREAIQRNTPDLALPRTLYPNILPRKLPAITTDAGLSCEMYNCFDYSRCSLTSGFPVYLYDPDLNNILRTGYDIDGFLKTTIKQTLGYNAHIVHDPKMACIFLVLVGEAMLENDLMKNNRYAAEEEERKNYSKSPLMEMPIDIEKLFQLPYWGGDGRNHVLLNLARRDLHSPRTNAFLNQNTMRAIVVQSSFERLQFRPSYDLIVPPILGPPGGDVWQECAPMIPARRTYLLSFQGEMRPIDKKVQLHPLDDFILDHLTDMSKGSTQDKFLLQFHCVPATEQSEELAFTDWALCGTDSSRKAVLKESTFVLILPPLEKRISSTLMLARLYEALRSGAIPVILGADEVRLPYAETIDWRRLTILLPKARITELHFLLRAMQDVDLVQMRRQGRQIWERYLSSVQATVDTIIASLRDRLGIPPRPVLPIVAQSVFNSTFIPLKSDPPVGLDTEPEESLGPIEPPYPSPAFRRNYTILRMQSGEAWNVWVDPFYMYPQLPFDPVLPAEAKFLGSHMGFRPIGKGSGGAGKEFSEALGGNYPREQFTIVILTYEREQVLMDSLGRLYGLPYLHKVVVVWNSPKPPLDDLRWPDIGVPVAVVRAPRNSLNNRFLPFDVIETEAILSVDDDAHLRHDEILFGFRVWREHRDRVVGFPGRFLAWDLNSNRNWNYNSNYSCELSMVLTGAAFIHKYYMYLYTYHLPQAIRDKVDEYMNCEDIAMNFLVSHITRKPPVKVTSRWTFRCPGCPVSLSEDDTHFQERHKCINFFAQVFGYTPLLNTQYRADSILFKTRIPHDKQKCFKYI; from the exons CCATCGCAGCCGACCTCTTTTGGATGCGTATGAGGACTTTAGTTCGATGCGTGCTAGTGATTTAAAAATGCGTATAGAAGAAATGCTGCATATAAAA AGTACAGTTTCAGTAGAATTACGGGAACTTGAATCTCGTCGACAAAAGCTTCAATCAGACATAGGaaaatataaccaaaaaattgaagaattaaaGCAAGATTTATTGCGTGAACAAACCGAGCTAGAAAGGTTAAAAATATCTGTTGAACAAGCGCAAGTAGCTCAGCGAGAAGCAATTCAACGCAATACTCCCGATTTGGCTCTACCACGAACTTTATACCCCAATATATTGCCACGAAAACTGCCAGCCATAACAACAGACGCAGGATTGTCCTGCGAAATGTACAACTGTTTCGACTACTCCCGTTGTAGTTTAACATCTGGATTTCCTGTATATTTGTATGATCCTGACTTAAATAATATATTGCGGACTGGTTACGACATAGACGGATTTCTGAAAACAACAATTAAACAAACACTTGGCTATAATGCTCATATTGTGCATGATCCTAAAATGGCTTGCATATTTTTAGTGCTCGTAGGTGAAGCTATGCTGGAAAATGATTTAATGAAGAACAATCGATATGCAGCCGAAGAAGAAGAACGAAAAAACTATTCAAAGTCACCTTTAATGGAGATGCCCATTGATATTGAGAAACTTTTCCAGTTGCCATATTGGGGAGGTGATGGTCGTAATCACGTTTTGTTAAATCTAGCTCGTCGCGATTTACATTCACCACGAACCAACGCTTTTCTTAATCAAAATACTATGCGAGCCATAGTAGTGCAATCATCATTTGAACGACTACAATTCCGCCCTAGTTATGATCTAATAGTACCACCGATTCTTGGACCACCTGGTGGTGATGTTTGGCAGGAATGTGCCCCAATGATTCCAGCACGACGTACTTATCTTTTATCTTTTCAAGGAGAAATGCGTCCAATTGATAAAAAAGTGCAATTACATCCACTAGATGATTTTATTTTAGATCATCTTACTGACATGTCCAAAGGTTCCACTCAAGACAAATTCTTATTGCAATTTCATTGTGTACCAGCCACTGAACAATCAGAGGAATTGGCTTTTACGGATTGGGCACTTTGTGGTACTGACTCATCCCGCAAAGCAGTTTTAAAAGAATCAACTTTCGTATTAATCCTTCCGCCATTGGAAAAAAGAATTAGCTCAACTCTGATGTTAGCTCGACTTTATGAAGCTCTTAGATCTGGTGCCATTCCTGTAATACTTGGTGCTGACGAAGTCCGTTTACCTTATGCTGAAACCATCGATTGGCGACGTTTAACAATTTTGCTCCCAAAAGCTCGTATTACCGAACTGCATTTTTTGTtacgtgctatgcaagatgttGACCTAGTTCAAATGCGTCGTCAAGGCAGGCAGATTTGGGAGAGATACTTAAGCTCGGTGCAAGCAACCGTCGATACAATAATAGCTAGCCTACGAGATCGTCTAGGTATACCACCACGTCCAGTCCTTCCTATTGTCGCGCAGAGTGTATTCAACAGTACATTTATTCCACTTAAATCTGATCCCCCGGTAGGATTAGATACGGAGCCGGAGGAATCATTAGGTCCTATAGAACCACCATATCCGAGTCCTGCATTCCGACGTAATTACACGATTTTGCGTATGCAATCTGGTGAGGCATGGAACGTATGG gtTGACCCTTTTTACATGTATCCACAATTACCTTTTGATCCAGTTTTGCCCGCTGAAGCTAAATTCCTTGGGTCCCACATGGGTTTCCGACCCATTGGAAAAGGCAGCGGTGGTGCAGGCAAGGAGTTCAGTGAAGCCCTTGGAGGCAACTATCCGCGTGAACAATTTACTATtgttatacttacatatgaacGCGAACAAGTTCTTATGGACTCTCTTGGTCGCCTTTACGGTCTGCCTTATTTGCACAAGGTAGTGGTAGTGTGGAATTCCCCAAAACCTCCGCTTGATGACTTGCGTTGGCCCGATATTGGAGTACCAGTTGCGGTGGTACGTGCACCAAGAAATTCCTTGAACAACCGTTTTCTACCTTTCGACGTTATTGAAACAGAGGCGATTCTCTCTGTTGATGATGATGCTCATTTACGTCATGATGAAATATTATTTGGCTTTAGAGTTTGGCGAGAGCATCGCGATCGCGTTGTAGGATTTCCAGGTCGATTTCTTGCTTGGGATTTGAACTCAAATCGGAATTGGAACTATAATTCCAACTACAGTTGCGAACTAAGCATGGTGCTAACGGGCGCCgcttttatacataaatattatatgtatcttTACACCTACCATTTGCCTCAGGCTATACGCGATAAAGTCGATGAATACATGAATTGTGAAGATATAGCTATGAATTTCTTAGTTTCGCATATAACCCGCAAACCGCCTGTAAAAGTAACATCAAGGTGGACGTTTCGATGCCCAGGCTGTCCAGTATCGCTCAGCGAGGACGATACACACTTTCAAGAACGAcacaaatgtataaatttttttgcacag gtCTTTGGCTATACCCCATTATTAAATACTCAATACCGCGCTGATTCAATACTCTTTAAAACACGAATACCGCACGACAAACAAAAGTGctttaaatatatctaa
- the LOC120771163 gene encoding ankyrin repeat domain-containing protein 13D isoform X4 gives MKTLEDIQNEFPLHWLVWINNVDELKRVLKTETIDKEKVDNRGRTPLMLAVKLSHLQCVKCLLAAKCNASFEHEGWSVVQEAVCSGDEAILTAIIEVRDLQRHVQRVTHVPKLLQHLLDAPDFYIEMKWEFTSWVPLMSRLCPSDTYKVYKRGANVRIDTTLLGFDNNTWQRGNRSYIFKGAKDSAVMIEIDHDTHEVMEEQMNSDIGDIVAIPPPIGAVRARLNAPVITNNIEMDKISFERNKSGIWGWRSEKSEMVNGYNCKVYGASNVEFITRTRMDHLNEEQIKNKCARTPLHSFLGIADDEVSSTRSNEGINSKDRTPSPSVETLGREECLENSTGEENASCSSGTTSPKFVITPEAYFSVDVDLNGCDIGRPKKVTTKVQRFKANLWLSEDYPMRLQEQVLPILDLMSTMASPHVSKLKDFITMQLPSGFPVKVEIPLFHVLNACITFGNVFGMTSAVENVTTINEDDRITCIVDDRCFDIPTHYSNRDVDLRRQLPLEEDDMLQYAIEQSMVQTTNRAASIQNITEDTDKVDIWEALRGQGTDGVPDEDEQLQRVLQESLCV, from the exons GGTGTTGAAAACGGAAACG atCGACAAAGAAAAAGTTGATAATCGTGGGAGGACACCTTTAATGTTAGCGGTAAAATTATCACATTTACAATGTGTGAAGTGCCTTTTAGCAGCAAAATGTAACGCCAGCTTTGAACATGAGGGATGGTCAG TTGTACAAGAAGCCGTTTGTTCAGGAGATGAAGCTATATTGACGGCTATCATAGAAGTCCGCGATTTGCAACGTCATGTTCAACGGGTAACGCATGTACCGAAACTGCTGCAGCACTTATTAGACGCTCCTGATTTCTACATTGAAATGAAATGGGAATTTACATCTTGGG TACCCCTAATGTCTCGTCTTTGTCCTAGTGACACCTACAAAGTTTATAAACGTGGCGCGAATGTCCGAATCGATACCACATTGCTTGGCTTTGATAATAATACTTGGCAACGAGGGAATCGCTCCTATATTTTCAAAGGAGCAA AAGACTCTGCCGTAATGATTGAAATCGATCATGACACTCATGAAGTCATGGAGGAACAAATGAATAGTGATATAGGAGATATTGTGGCAATTCCACCCCCAATTGGAGCTGTCCGTGCTAGGCTCAATGCGCCTGTTATTACGAATAACATTGAAATGGATAAGATAAGCTTTGAACGCAACAAATCAGGGATTTGGGGCTGGCGTAGTGAAAAGTCCGAGATGGTAAACGGATATAATTGCAAAGTGTATGGTGCGAGCAATGTTGAGTTTATAACACGCACCCGAATGGATCATTTGAATGAAGAGCAAATAAAG aataAATGTGCGCGCACGCCATTGCATAGCTTTTTAGGTATTGCTGATGATGAAGTTTCCAGTACACGCTCTAATGAAGGAATAAATTCCAAAGATCGG ACGCCCTCTCCCTCCGTTGAAACATTGGGTCGGGAGGAATGTCTTGAAAATAGTACAGGAGAAGAGAATGCTAGTTGTAGTTCAGGTACTACTTCACCTAAGTTCGTTATTACACCAGAGGCATACTTTTCTGTCGATGTTGATTTAAATGGATGCGACATTGGGCGTCCCAAGAAAGTCACAACTAAG GTTCAGAGATTTAAGGCTAATTTATGGCTTTCCGAAGACTATCCTATGCGATTGCAAGAACAAGTTCTTCCTATATTGGATTTGATGTCAACAATGGCGAGTCCACATGTGTCCAAATTGAAAGACTTTATTACCATGCAGCTGCCATCGGGTTTCCCTGTAAAAGTTGAAATACCTCTATTCCATGTCTTAAATGCATGCATTACATTTGGCAACGTATTTGGTATGACAAGCGCTGTAGAAAATGTAACGACTATTAACGAAGACGATCGCATAACCTGCATTGTGGATGACCGCTGCTTTGATATACCAACCCATTATTCCAATAGag ATGTGGACTTACGACGACAATTACCTTTGGAGGAAGATGATATGTTACAATACGCCATTGAACAAAGCATGGTACAAACCACGAACAGAGCTGCCTCTATACAAAATATTACAGAGGATACGGATAAAGTGGATATATGGGAAGCATTACGTGGGCAAGGAACCGATGGAGTTCCAGATGAAGACGAACAGTTACAGAG AGTTCTACAGGAGTCATTATGCGTTTAG
- the LOC120771163 gene encoding ankyrin repeat domain-containing protein 13D isoform X3 translates to MLAVKLSHLQCVKCLLAAKCNASFEHEGWSVVQEAVCSGDEAILTAIIEVRDLQRHVQRVTHVPKLLQHLLDAPDFYIEMKWEFTSWVPLMSRLCPSDTYKVYKRGANVRIDTTLLGFDNNTWQRGNRSYIFKGAKDSAVMIEIDHDTHEVMEEQMNSDIGDIVAIPPPIGAVRARLNAPVITNNIEMDKISFERNKSGIWGWRSEKSEMVNGYNCKVYGASNVEFITRTRMDHLNEEQIKNKCARTPLHSFLGIADDEVSSTRSNEGINSKDRTPSPSVETLGREECLENSTGEENASCSSGTTSPKFVITPEAYFSVDVDLNGCDIGRPKKVTTKVQRFKANLWLSEDYPMRLQEQVLPILDLMSTMASPHVSKLKDFITMQLPSGFPVKVEIPLFHVLNACITFGNVFGMTSAVENVTTINEDDRITCIVDDRCFDIPTHYSNRDVDLRRQLPLEEDDMLQYAIEQSMVQTTNRAASIQNITEDTDKVDIWEALRGQGTDGVPDEDEQLQRLHIPPKSCNNIRGSPNRFTSNVPEFTKTNRNYLQIPTNTLLSTETLRDSISPTATPHRGRTTPTPTNQFKTDIAYMKKIFK, encoded by the exons ATGTTAGCGGTAAAATTATCACATTTACAATGTGTGAAGTGCCTTTTAGCAGCAAAATGTAACGCCAGCTTTGAACATGAGGGATGGTCAG TTGTACAAGAAGCCGTTTGTTCAGGAGATGAAGCTATATTGACGGCTATCATAGAAGTCCGCGATTTGCAACGTCATGTTCAACGGGTAACGCATGTACCGAAACTGCTGCAGCACTTATTAGACGCTCCTGATTTCTACATTGAAATGAAATGGGAATTTACATCTTGGG TACCCCTAATGTCTCGTCTTTGTCCTAGTGACACCTACAAAGTTTATAAACGTGGCGCGAATGTCCGAATCGATACCACATTGCTTGGCTTTGATAATAATACTTGGCAACGAGGGAATCGCTCCTATATTTTCAAAGGAGCAA AAGACTCTGCCGTAATGATTGAAATCGATCATGACACTCATGAAGTCATGGAGGAACAAATGAATAGTGATATAGGAGATATTGTGGCAATTCCACCCCCAATTGGAGCTGTCCGTGCTAGGCTCAATGCGCCTGTTATTACGAATAACATTGAAATGGATAAGATAAGCTTTGAACGCAACAAATCAGGGATTTGGGGCTGGCGTAGTGAAAAGTCCGAGATGGTAAACGGATATAATTGCAAAGTGTATGGTGCGAGCAATGTTGAGTTTATAACACGCACCCGAATGGATCATTTGAATGAAGAGCAAATAAAG aataAATGTGCGCGCACGCCATTGCATAGCTTTTTAGGTATTGCTGATGATGAAGTTTCCAGTACACGCTCTAATGAAGGAATAAATTCCAAAGATCGG ACGCCCTCTCCCTCCGTTGAAACATTGGGTCGGGAGGAATGTCTTGAAAATAGTACAGGAGAAGAGAATGCTAGTTGTAGTTCAGGTACTACTTCACCTAAGTTCGTTATTACACCAGAGGCATACTTTTCTGTCGATGTTGATTTAAATGGATGCGACATTGGGCGTCCCAAGAAAGTCACAACTAAG GTTCAGAGATTTAAGGCTAATTTATGGCTTTCCGAAGACTATCCTATGCGATTGCAAGAACAAGTTCTTCCTATATTGGATTTGATGTCAACAATGGCGAGTCCACATGTGTCCAAATTGAAAGACTTTATTACCATGCAGCTGCCATCGGGTTTCCCTGTAAAAGTTGAAATACCTCTATTCCATGTCTTAAATGCATGCATTACATTTGGCAACGTATTTGGTATGACAAGCGCTGTAGAAAATGTAACGACTATTAACGAAGACGATCGCATAACCTGCATTGTGGATGACCGCTGCTTTGATATACCAACCCATTATTCCAATAGag ATGTGGACTTACGACGACAATTACCTTTGGAGGAAGATGATATGTTACAATACGCCATTGAACAAAGCATGGTACAAACCACGAACAGAGCTGCCTCTATACAAAATATTACAGAGGATACGGATAAAGTGGATATATGGGAAGCATTACGTGGGCAAGGAACCGATGGAGTTCCAGATGAAGACGAACAGTTACAGAG ATTACATATTCCCCCTAAATCATGTAATAATATTCGAGGATCGCCAAATCGTTTCACATCTAACGTTCCAGAATTCACAAAGACAAATAGAAATTACTTACAAATTCCTACAAACACACTATTAAGTACTGAAACATTGCGTGATTCTATATCGCCAACAGCTACACCTCATCGTGGGCGTACCACTCCAACACCGACAAATCAATTTAAAACAGATATTGCttacatgaaaaaaatatttaaatag
- the LOC120771163 gene encoding ankyrin repeat domain-containing protein 13D isoform X2: protein MKTLEDIQNEFPLHWLVWINNVDELKRVLKTETIDKEKVDNRGRTPLMLAVKLSHLQCVKCLLAAKCNASFEHEGWSVVQEAVCSGDEAILTAIIEVRDLQRHVQRVTHVPKLLQHLLDAPDFYIEMKWEFTSWVPLMSRLCPSDTYKVYKRGANVRIDTTLLGFDNNTWQRGNRSYIFKGAKDSAVMIEIDHDTHEVMEEQMNSDIGDIVAIPPPIGAVRARLNAPVITNNIEMDKISFERNKSGIWGWRSEKSEMVNGYNCKVYGASNVEFITRTRMDHLNEEQIKNKCARTPLHSFLGIADDEVSSTRSNEGINSKDRTPSPSVETLGREECLENSTGEENASCSSGTTSPKFVITPEAYFSVDVDLNGCDIGRPKKVTTKVQRFKANLWLSEDYPMRLQEQVLPILDLMSTMASPHVSKLKDFITMQLPSGFPVKVEIPLFHVLNACITFGNVFGMTSAVENVTTINEDDRITCIVDDRCFDIPTHYSNRDVDLRRQLPLEEDDMLQYAIEQSMVQTTNRAASIQNITEDTDKVDIWEALRGQGTDGVPDEDEQLQRVLQESLCGAAHTIGSPVIDDDDGGFRYVDPDLAMALRLSRHDQEEYELALQREQEMLEQALKLSLQEN, encoded by the exons GGTGTTGAAAACGGAAACG atCGACAAAGAAAAAGTTGATAATCGTGGGAGGACACCTTTAATGTTAGCGGTAAAATTATCACATTTACAATGTGTGAAGTGCCTTTTAGCAGCAAAATGTAACGCCAGCTTTGAACATGAGGGATGGTCAG TTGTACAAGAAGCCGTTTGTTCAGGAGATGAAGCTATATTGACGGCTATCATAGAAGTCCGCGATTTGCAACGTCATGTTCAACGGGTAACGCATGTACCGAAACTGCTGCAGCACTTATTAGACGCTCCTGATTTCTACATTGAAATGAAATGGGAATTTACATCTTGGG TACCCCTAATGTCTCGTCTTTGTCCTAGTGACACCTACAAAGTTTATAAACGTGGCGCGAATGTCCGAATCGATACCACATTGCTTGGCTTTGATAATAATACTTGGCAACGAGGGAATCGCTCCTATATTTTCAAAGGAGCAA AAGACTCTGCCGTAATGATTGAAATCGATCATGACACTCATGAAGTCATGGAGGAACAAATGAATAGTGATATAGGAGATATTGTGGCAATTCCACCCCCAATTGGAGCTGTCCGTGCTAGGCTCAATGCGCCTGTTATTACGAATAACATTGAAATGGATAAGATAAGCTTTGAACGCAACAAATCAGGGATTTGGGGCTGGCGTAGTGAAAAGTCCGAGATGGTAAACGGATATAATTGCAAAGTGTATGGTGCGAGCAATGTTGAGTTTATAACACGCACCCGAATGGATCATTTGAATGAAGAGCAAATAAAG aataAATGTGCGCGCACGCCATTGCATAGCTTTTTAGGTATTGCTGATGATGAAGTTTCCAGTACACGCTCTAATGAAGGAATAAATTCCAAAGATCGG ACGCCCTCTCCCTCCGTTGAAACATTGGGTCGGGAGGAATGTCTTGAAAATAGTACAGGAGAAGAGAATGCTAGTTGTAGTTCAGGTACTACTTCACCTAAGTTCGTTATTACACCAGAGGCATACTTTTCTGTCGATGTTGATTTAAATGGATGCGACATTGGGCGTCCCAAGAAAGTCACAACTAAG GTTCAGAGATTTAAGGCTAATTTATGGCTTTCCGAAGACTATCCTATGCGATTGCAAGAACAAGTTCTTCCTATATTGGATTTGATGTCAACAATGGCGAGTCCACATGTGTCCAAATTGAAAGACTTTATTACCATGCAGCTGCCATCGGGTTTCCCTGTAAAAGTTGAAATACCTCTATTCCATGTCTTAAATGCATGCATTACATTTGGCAACGTATTTGGTATGACAAGCGCTGTAGAAAATGTAACGACTATTAACGAAGACGATCGCATAACCTGCATTGTGGATGACCGCTGCTTTGATATACCAACCCATTATTCCAATAGag ATGTGGACTTACGACGACAATTACCTTTGGAGGAAGATGATATGTTACAATACGCCATTGAACAAAGCATGGTACAAACCACGAACAGAGCTGCCTCTATACAAAATATTACAGAGGATACGGATAAAGTGGATATATGGGAAGCATTACGTGGGCAAGGAACCGATGGAGTTCCAGATGAAGACGAACAGTTACAGAG AGTTCTACAGGAGTCATTATGCGGTGCAGCACATACTATTGGGTCCCCAGTGATAGACGATGATGATGGCGGATTTCGATACGTGGATCCTGATTTAGCAATGGCTTTGCGTCTTAGCCGTCATGATCAGGAAGAATATGAATTGGCTTTGCAGCGAGAACAAGAAATGCTTGAGCAGGCCTTGAAGTTGAGTTTGCAGGAGAactaa